One window of Populus nigra chromosome 5, ddPopNigr1.1, whole genome shotgun sequence genomic DNA carries:
- the LOC133693469 gene encoding protein CURVATURE THYLAKOID 1D, chloroplastic, with amino-acid sequence MELRATTPCVLNHPKIPYHFRPKTSLTLQKTLISPTSRRRRLYSRIRATFSEEPNQYVKEDRNGAVAVEESPALTEIETEEATAAEVSDEFFFNLFDPEDAFSVLFYASGALVAFWLVVAVVGAVDSIPLFPKLMEVVGLGYTTWFATRYLLFKKNRDELAAEVAEFKQQVLGSDDD; translated from the exons ATGGAGCTGCGTGCAACAACTCCCTGCGTATTAAATCACCCCAAAATTCCCTATCACTTCCGCCCCAAGACCTCTCTCACTCTCCAGAAAACCCTAATCTCCCCCAccagccgccgccgccgcctctACTCCC GGATCAGAGCAACATTCTCTGAGGAACCAAATCAATATGTTAAAGAAGACCGAAATGGTGCAGTGGCGGTGGAAGAAAGTCCAGCACTCACCGAAATTGAAACTGAGGAAGCAACAGCAGCTGAAGTCagtgatgagtttttttttaacctg TTTGACCCTGAAGATgcattttctgttcttttttatgCAAGTGGTGCCCTGGTTGCCTTTTGGCTGGTTGTAGCTGTTGTTGGTGCTGTTGATTCTATTCCATTG TTTCCAAAATTGATGGAAGTTGTGGGTCTTGGCTACACCACCTGGTTCGCCACCCGATATCTGCTTTTCAAG AAAAATAGGGATGAGTTGGCTGCCGAAGTTGCAGAGTTTAAGCAGCAGGTCCTTGGCTCTGATGATGATTGA
- the LOC133694584 gene encoding uncharacterized protein LOC133694584 isoform X2 gives MQTHNQTEFEGQYKMLPPESGVFQDREELIKYVRDFGANQGYVVTIKKSRRDRRVILGCDRGGIYRNRRKIDESQRKRKACSRLINCPFEAIGKKEDDMWVLNIKNGEHNHEPLKDMSEHPYSRRFSEEEVRQIRMMTEAGVKPRQVLKALKQSNPELQSTPRHLYNLKAKIRQGGLSDRCLKSWRPNRSVPVNTSAASTGESLKEDRQPMKVPNFIGGKFVVSQGCTIIDVLNPATQEVVSHLPLTTYEEFKDAVIAAKRAFPSWKNTPIATRQRIMFRFQELIRRDMDKLATSITSEQGKTLKGALGDVLCGLEAVEHACAMATLQMGEFVPNASNGIDTYCIREPLGVCAGICPFNFPAMIPLWMFPIAVTCGNTFVLKPCEKNPGASMILAALAVEAGFPDGVLNVIHGTNDIVNYICDDDAVKAISFIGSDLSNIGGKNHAIIMPDASIDDTLNALVAAGFGAAGQQCMALSTAVFVGGSSAWEHELVEHAKALKVNAGTDPSADLGPVISKEVKDCICRLVQSGVDSGARLLLDGRNIVVPGYENGSFVGPTILCDVTISMECYKEEILGPVLLCMQADSLEEAITIVNRNRYGNGASIFTTSGVAARKFQNDIDAVLVGINVSVPVPLPCSSFHEAKVSFAGNLNFCGKTGVQFYTQIKTVAQQWRELPSIGVSLSMHTSNEMDMTSRGVCSALPPSERDSPGKIVSPAMSLAPERDPQKHRELLCENLPKSGGSSVPSITDKDLHNQEASLVLPPTAEKDLQAKIPPTIPHASEIKLSSQEISLTTCLTSEGMYVPVPSQWNETPTLTSQRTESISQISERIYLPTSQRRNNAAPSLKRIDAAMDLTSDCVYMATPHQNDNMGPALLKDSSPTPTSRPTDTAAHPASERLHDIITSHLSDSMVQSFQRNDHMFPTERKYTSAAAHRNDHIGLTSQRPDVASYPSSERVYSSATSQRTDNMIPASQRAEAIPPTTKTMYMPPIVQRNNGPQKTSERLYMYQSERMYSESTLISIDGFSSQGVSMTLATSQRM, from the exons ATGCAAACCCATAATCAAACAGAGTTTGAAGGGCAGTATAAGATGCTCCCTCCAGAATCTGGAGTTTTTCAAGATCGCGAGGAACTAATCAAATATGTTCGTGACTTTGGGGCTAATCAAGGTTATGTTGTGACTATTAAGAAGTCAAGGAGGGACAGAAGAGTTATACTTGGTTGTGACAGAGGAGGCATTTATCGTAATAGGCGTAAGATTGATGAAAGTCAACGTAAAAGAAAAGCATGTTCACGCCTTATAAATTGCCCTTTTGAAGCAATTGGTAAGAAGGAAGATGATATGTGGGtgcttaatataaaaaatgggGAACACAATCATGAACCTTTAAAAGACATGTCAGAGCATCCTTACAGTCGACGTTTTTCTGAAGAAGAGGTTAGACAAATTAGAATGATGACTGAAGCTGGTGTAAAACCACGACAAGTGCTTAAAGCTCTCAAGCAAAGTAACCCAGAGCTACAATCAACACCAAGACATTTGTATAACCTCAAAGCTAAGATCCGTCAAGGCGGTTTATCAG ATAGATGTTTGAAGTCATGGAGACCTAACAGATCTGTTCCGGTAAACACTAGTGCAGCTTCAACCGGAGAGTCATTAAAGGAAGACAGGCAGCCT ATGAAGGTCCCTAACTTTATTGGAGGAAAGTTTGTAGTGTCTCAAGGGTGCACAATTATTGATGTTTTAAACCCT GCTACACAAGAGGTTGTTTCGCACCTTCCTTTAACCACATATGAAGAATTCAAAGATGCAGTTATCGCAGCCAAGAGAGCATTTCCTTCTTGGAAAAACACGCCTATTGCCACTCGTCAACGGATCATGTTCAGATTCCAGGAGCTTATTCGCAGGGACATG gATAAGCTTGCTACCAGTATAACCTCAGAACAGGGTAAGACTCTAAAAGGTGCCTTGGGTGATGTGCTTTGTGGATTGG aggCAGTTGAGCATGCTTGTGCTATGGCAACATTGCAAATGGGGGAGTTTGTTCCTAATGCATCAAATGGAATTGATACATACTGCATTAGGGAACCACTTGGTGTTTGTGCTGGGATATGCCCTTTTAATTTCCCAGCGATGATTCCTTTGTGG aTGTTCCCTATTGCAGTTACATGTGGCAATACATTTGTTCTTAAGCCATGTGAAAAGAATCCAG ggGCATCAATGATACTTGCAGCCTTGGCAGTGGAGGCTGGTTTTCCTGACGGTGTCTTAAATGTCATTCATGGCACCAAT GATATTGTTAATTACATATGTGATGATGATGCTGTAAAGGCTATATCGTTCATTGGTTCAGATCTG tCTAATATTGGAGGAAAAAATCATGCTATTATAATGCCTGATGCAAGCATAGATGATACTTTGAATGCTCTGGTTGCTGCTGGCTTTGGTGCTGCAGGACAGCAGTGCATGGCACTGAGCACAGCTGTTTTTGTTGGAGGTTCATCAGCatg GGAGCATGAACTTGTGGAGCATGCCAAAGCACTTAAAGTTAATGCAGGGACTGATCCCAGTGCAGACCTTGGTCCAGTGATTAGCAAAGAG GTAAAGGATTGCATATGTAGACTAGTTCAGAGTGGTGTTGACAGTGGCGCTAGGCTTCTTCTTGATGGGAGAAACATTGTG GTTCCAGGATATGAAAATGGAAGTTTTGTTGGTCCTACAATCTTATGTGATGTTACAATCAGCATGGAATGCTACAAG GAAGAAATTCTTGGGCCAGTCCTGCTCTGTATGcag GCAGACAGCCTAGAAGAGGCCATAACCATTGTAAACAGAAACAG GTATGGGAATGGAGCTTCCATTTTCACTACATCTGGTGTCGCTGCGAGGAAGTTCCAGAATGACATTGATGCTGTGCTG GTTGGAATCAATGTTTCTGTTCCTGTTCCATTGCCATGCTCCTCATTTCATGAAGCTAAGGTGTCTTTTGCtggcaatttaaatttttgcg GAAAGACAGGTGTGCAATTTTACACCCAGATTAAGACAGTTGCGCAACAATGGAGAGAGTTACCTAGCATAGGAGTCTCGCTGTCTATGCATACATCAAATGAGATGGACATGACAAGTCGAGGGGTTTGCTCAGCATTACCTCCATCTGAGAGAGATTCACCTGGCAAGATAGTGTCACCGGCTATGTCACTGGCACCAGAGAGAGATCCTCAGAAGCATAGAGAGCTGCTGTGTGAGAATTTACCAAAATCAGGAGGGTCATCAGTGCCCTCAATAACTGACAAGGATTTGCATAACCAGGAGGCATCCCTGGTTTTGCCTCCAACAGCTGAGAAGGATTTACAGGCGAAGATACCTCCCACTATACCTCATGCATCAGAGATCAAGCTATCAAGCCAAGAAATATCATTAACCACATGCCTGACATCTGAAGGAATGTATGTACCTGTACCATCTCAGTGGAATGAAACTCCAACCCTAACATCTCAGAGGACTGAAAGTATCTCTCAAATTTCTGAGAGGATCTATTTACCTACGTCTCAGAGGAGAAACAATGCTGCCCCTTCTTTGAAGAGGATTGATGCTGCAATGGATTTAACTTCTGATTGTGTATACATGGCAACGCCTCATCAGAATGATAATATGGGTCCAGCATTGCTCAAAGACAGCAGTCCAACTCCAACCTCTCGTCCAACTGACACCGCTGCACATCCTGCTTCGGAGAGGTTACATGATATTATAACTTCTCACTTGAGTGACAGCATGGTCCAGTCATTTCAAAGGAACGATCACATGTTTCCAACCGAGAGGAAATACACATCCGCTGCAGCTCACAGGAATGACCATATTGGCTTAACATCACAGAGGCCTGATGTTGCTTCATATCCAAGTTCCGAAAGGGTGTACAGTTCTGCAACATCTCAAAGGACAGACAATATGATTCCAGCATCCCAGCGAGCTGAAGCGATACCACCGACAACAAAAACTATGTATATGCCTCCAATTGTTCAGAGAAATAACGGTCCGCAGAAAACATCAGAGAGGCTATATATGTATCAATCTGAAAGGATGTATTCTGAGAGCACATTAATTTCAATAGATGGTTTTTCCAGCCAGGGAGTTTCAATGACTTTGGCGACATCTCAGAGGATGTAG
- the LOC133694584 gene encoding methylmalonate-semialdehyde dehydrogenase [acylating], mitochondrial-like isoform X1, producing the protein MQTHNQTEFEGQYKMLPPESGVFQDREELIKYVRDFGANQGYVVTIKKSRRDRRVILGCDRGGIYRNRRKIDESQRKRKACSRLINCPFEAIGKKEDDMWVLNIKNGEHNHEPLKDMSEHPYSRRFSEEEVRQIRMMTEAGVKPRQVLKALKQSNPELQSTPRHLYNLKAKIRQGGLSDRCLKSWRPNRSVPVNTSAASTGESLKEDRQPMKVPNFIGGKFVVSQGCTIIDVLNPATQEVVSHLPLTTYEEFKDAVIAAKRAFPSWKNTPIATRQRIMFRFQELIRRDMDKLATSITSEQGKTLKGALGDVLCGLEAVEHACAMATLQMGEFVPNASNGIDTYCIREPLGVCAGICPFNFPAMIPLWMFPIAVTCGNTFVLKPCEKNPGASMILAALAVEAGFPDGVLNVIHGTNDIVNYICDDDAVKAISFIGSDLAGLHIYARAAARGKRVQSNIGGKNHAIIMPDASIDDTLNALVAAGFGAAGQQCMALSTAVFVGGSSAWEHELVEHAKALKVNAGTDPSADLGPVISKEVKDCICRLVQSGVDSGARLLLDGRNIVVPGYENGSFVGPTILCDVTISMECYKEEILGPVLLCMQADSLEEAITIVNRNRYGNGASIFTTSGVAARKFQNDIDAVLVGINVSVPVPLPCSSFHEAKVSFAGNLNFCGKTGVQFYTQIKTVAQQWRELPSIGVSLSMHTSNEMDMTSRGVCSALPPSERDSPGKIVSPAMSLAPERDPQKHRELLCENLPKSGGSSVPSITDKDLHNQEASLVLPPTAEKDLQAKIPPTIPHASEIKLSSQEISLTTCLTSEGMYVPVPSQWNETPTLTSQRTESISQISERIYLPTSQRRNNAAPSLKRIDAAMDLTSDCVYMATPHQNDNMGPALLKDSSPTPTSRPTDTAAHPASERLHDIITSHLSDSMVQSFQRNDHMFPTERKYTSAAAHRNDHIGLTSQRPDVASYPSSERVYSSATSQRTDNMIPASQRAEAIPPTTKTMYMPPIVQRNNGPQKTSERLYMYQSERMYSESTLISIDGFSSQGVSMTLATSQRM; encoded by the exons ATGCAAACCCATAATCAAACAGAGTTTGAAGGGCAGTATAAGATGCTCCCTCCAGAATCTGGAGTTTTTCAAGATCGCGAGGAACTAATCAAATATGTTCGTGACTTTGGGGCTAATCAAGGTTATGTTGTGACTATTAAGAAGTCAAGGAGGGACAGAAGAGTTATACTTGGTTGTGACAGAGGAGGCATTTATCGTAATAGGCGTAAGATTGATGAAAGTCAACGTAAAAGAAAAGCATGTTCACGCCTTATAAATTGCCCTTTTGAAGCAATTGGTAAGAAGGAAGATGATATGTGGGtgcttaatataaaaaatgggGAACACAATCATGAACCTTTAAAAGACATGTCAGAGCATCCTTACAGTCGACGTTTTTCTGAAGAAGAGGTTAGACAAATTAGAATGATGACTGAAGCTGGTGTAAAACCACGACAAGTGCTTAAAGCTCTCAAGCAAAGTAACCCAGAGCTACAATCAACACCAAGACATTTGTATAACCTCAAAGCTAAGATCCGTCAAGGCGGTTTATCAG ATAGATGTTTGAAGTCATGGAGACCTAACAGATCTGTTCCGGTAAACACTAGTGCAGCTTCAACCGGAGAGTCATTAAAGGAAGACAGGCAGCCT ATGAAGGTCCCTAACTTTATTGGAGGAAAGTTTGTAGTGTCTCAAGGGTGCACAATTATTGATGTTTTAAACCCT GCTACACAAGAGGTTGTTTCGCACCTTCCTTTAACCACATATGAAGAATTCAAAGATGCAGTTATCGCAGCCAAGAGAGCATTTCCTTCTTGGAAAAACACGCCTATTGCCACTCGTCAACGGATCATGTTCAGATTCCAGGAGCTTATTCGCAGGGACATG gATAAGCTTGCTACCAGTATAACCTCAGAACAGGGTAAGACTCTAAAAGGTGCCTTGGGTGATGTGCTTTGTGGATTGG aggCAGTTGAGCATGCTTGTGCTATGGCAACATTGCAAATGGGGGAGTTTGTTCCTAATGCATCAAATGGAATTGATACATACTGCATTAGGGAACCACTTGGTGTTTGTGCTGGGATATGCCCTTTTAATTTCCCAGCGATGATTCCTTTGTGG aTGTTCCCTATTGCAGTTACATGTGGCAATACATTTGTTCTTAAGCCATGTGAAAAGAATCCAG ggGCATCAATGATACTTGCAGCCTTGGCAGTGGAGGCTGGTTTTCCTGACGGTGTCTTAAATGTCATTCATGGCACCAAT GATATTGTTAATTACATATGTGATGATGATGCTGTAAAGGCTATATCGTTCATTGGTTCAGATCTG GCTGGCTTGCATATATATGCTAGGGCAGCTGCCAGAGGGAAGCGTGTTCAG tCTAATATTGGAGGAAAAAATCATGCTATTATAATGCCTGATGCAAGCATAGATGATACTTTGAATGCTCTGGTTGCTGCTGGCTTTGGTGCTGCAGGACAGCAGTGCATGGCACTGAGCACAGCTGTTTTTGTTGGAGGTTCATCAGCatg GGAGCATGAACTTGTGGAGCATGCCAAAGCACTTAAAGTTAATGCAGGGACTGATCCCAGTGCAGACCTTGGTCCAGTGATTAGCAAAGAG GTAAAGGATTGCATATGTAGACTAGTTCAGAGTGGTGTTGACAGTGGCGCTAGGCTTCTTCTTGATGGGAGAAACATTGTG GTTCCAGGATATGAAAATGGAAGTTTTGTTGGTCCTACAATCTTATGTGATGTTACAATCAGCATGGAATGCTACAAG GAAGAAATTCTTGGGCCAGTCCTGCTCTGTATGcag GCAGACAGCCTAGAAGAGGCCATAACCATTGTAAACAGAAACAG GTATGGGAATGGAGCTTCCATTTTCACTACATCTGGTGTCGCTGCGAGGAAGTTCCAGAATGACATTGATGCTGTGCTG GTTGGAATCAATGTTTCTGTTCCTGTTCCATTGCCATGCTCCTCATTTCATGAAGCTAAGGTGTCTTTTGCtggcaatttaaatttttgcg GAAAGACAGGTGTGCAATTTTACACCCAGATTAAGACAGTTGCGCAACAATGGAGAGAGTTACCTAGCATAGGAGTCTCGCTGTCTATGCATACATCAAATGAGATGGACATGACAAGTCGAGGGGTTTGCTCAGCATTACCTCCATCTGAGAGAGATTCACCTGGCAAGATAGTGTCACCGGCTATGTCACTGGCACCAGAGAGAGATCCTCAGAAGCATAGAGAGCTGCTGTGTGAGAATTTACCAAAATCAGGAGGGTCATCAGTGCCCTCAATAACTGACAAGGATTTGCATAACCAGGAGGCATCCCTGGTTTTGCCTCCAACAGCTGAGAAGGATTTACAGGCGAAGATACCTCCCACTATACCTCATGCATCAGAGATCAAGCTATCAAGCCAAGAAATATCATTAACCACATGCCTGACATCTGAAGGAATGTATGTACCTGTACCATCTCAGTGGAATGAAACTCCAACCCTAACATCTCAGAGGACTGAAAGTATCTCTCAAATTTCTGAGAGGATCTATTTACCTACGTCTCAGAGGAGAAACAATGCTGCCCCTTCTTTGAAGAGGATTGATGCTGCAATGGATTTAACTTCTGATTGTGTATACATGGCAACGCCTCATCAGAATGATAATATGGGTCCAGCATTGCTCAAAGACAGCAGTCCAACTCCAACCTCTCGTCCAACTGACACCGCTGCACATCCTGCTTCGGAGAGGTTACATGATATTATAACTTCTCACTTGAGTGACAGCATGGTCCAGTCATTTCAAAGGAACGATCACATGTTTCCAACCGAGAGGAAATACACATCCGCTGCAGCTCACAGGAATGACCATATTGGCTTAACATCACAGAGGCCTGATGTTGCTTCATATCCAAGTTCCGAAAGGGTGTACAGTTCTGCAACATCTCAAAGGACAGACAATATGATTCCAGCATCCCAGCGAGCTGAAGCGATACCACCGACAACAAAAACTATGTATATGCCTCCAATTGTTCAGAGAAATAACGGTCCGCAGAAAACATCAGAGAGGCTATATATGTATCAATCTGAAAGGATGTATTCTGAGAGCACATTAATTTCAATAGATGGTTTTTCCAGCCAGGGAGTTTCAATGACTTTGGCGACATCTCAGAGGATGTAG
- the LOC133693457 gene encoding uncharacterized protein LOC133693457, translating to MQSAYASGSWIPAQACVELRNSKAKLTTETYYCNCFDNTGGGGGGDNSRFALPVPGIIIKTAAAGGHVKSITSTSNPFVKHCLKLQQNSSYRHSHASALVVGSTPIREIHRSQESLQERTVELEYLLLLDEVEVSQVLDDKSSARVVRVSSVVMKKLSLLQSTESVDAIALMKFPTTYFVVDNHQDCSRKWFPSPHRILVLEGIQDPGNLGTLLRSALALGWGGVFLLPGCCDPFNSKVLRASRGASFQIPIVSGSWYHLEALKDEYQMKMLAGHPDCNDKSTPVSQLSQGLADCFARVPLCLVLGSEGHGLSEKAQRECELLSIPMAGEFESLNVAVAGGIFLYMLQPKSRKIV from the exons atGCAGAGCGCGTACGCATCCGGTTCCTGGATACCAGCTCAAGCTTGTGTAGAACTCCGAAACTCGAAGGCAAAGCTAACAACTGAAACCTATTATTGTAATTGCTTTGACAATAcaggcggcggcggcggcggcgatAATTCAAGATTTGCATTACCAGTACCaggaataataataaagacagcagcagcaggaggTCATGTAAAATCAATAACAAGCACTTCAAACCCTTTTGTGAAGCACTGTCTCAAGCTCCAACAAAACTCCTCTTATCGCCACTCTCATGCTTCAGCTCTTGTTGTGGGTTCTACCCCTATCAG GGAGATACACAGATCTCAAGAGTCCTTGCAAGAAAGGACCGTTGAATTGGAATATTTACTTCTTCTTGATGAAGTAGAGGTCTCCCAAGTCCTCGACGACAAGTCCTCTGCTCGTGTTGTGCGTGTGAGCTCCGTCGTGATGAAAAAGCTTTCACTGTTGCAATCTACTGAATCTGTTGATGCTATTGCTCTCATGAAATTTCCTACCACCTATTTTGTTGTAGACAATCATCAAGATTGTAGCCGGAAATGGTTCCCATCTCCGCACCGAATTTTAGTCCTCGAGGGAATCCAG GATCCAGGTAACCTTGGTACATTACTCAGATCAGCTTTGGCATTGGGATGG GGTGGTGTGTTCTTACTTCCTGGTTGTTGTGATCCATTCAATAGTAAAGTCCTCCGAGCTAGCCGAGGAGCGTCCTTTCAGATCCCCATAGTTTCCGGCAGTTGGTATCACCTTGAAGCTCTCAAAGATGAATACCAGATGAAGATGCTAGCCGGCCATCCAGACTGTAACGACAAATCGACACCCGTGTCACAGCTATCTCAAGGGCTTGCAGATTGTTTTGCCAGGGTACCATTGTGCTTGGTTTTGGGTAGCGAAGGGCATGGCCTTTCAGAAAAAGCACAACGTGAATGTGAGCTTTTGAGTATACCAATGGCAGGAGAGTTTGAGTCTCTCAATGTCGCAGTTGCTGGAGGCATTTTCTTATACATGTTACAGCCGAAAAGCCGAAAAATTGTTTAA